The genomic DNA ggtttgtttgtttgtttgttttctttagaagTAAACATTATTTCCTTGCTTCTCAAATCTCCCTTTCTTTATACTGAATATGCAGAAGTAAAAGAGCCAGAGGCCCTGCACTTgtgaaattacattttattaatttcaaaaacGATTGCATTGTTAGCTATATTTTGAAATGCCCAGTGTATTAATGATCTCAAAAATCATGCTTTTAGATGTAATTTATTCAACATTATAAAACTTCTTAAttactattttctaaaattgttttcattatttcatttttttagactttGTTCCTTCTTTAACATATAATGTCTTGAAAATTTgattattgtattttcattttctcttttaaaaaagtttaagtttatttttagtaGATATGTAGACAAAAGCATACCTGGTTTGGGCACTGACCTAAATTAATCCGgtataataaaaatttacttgTTTCAGTATGTTTCTGTGCAAAGTAATAAactttaataatagaaaaatagaaaaacaggtaTGATAATCATAGCTCTATGCTTAATAACTAATAGTCCTCTgagttaatttcttttctctaaattgGGAATTATAAACCCATATTTATTTGaggccatatttttaaaagatttctgtttatttattcatgagagacacagagagagagaggcagaaacataggcagagggagaagcaggctccgtctGGGGAGTGtggtgtaggacttgatcccaggaccttggaatcatgacctgcgtcaaaaacagacactcaaccactgagcaacctaggtGTATTTGGGGGACCATATTTAAACAAGATCtatatgatgtcatatttaaACAGTATAATGAATCCAAAGTGTTTTCCTAAGTGTGCTACTGCCTCTTAAGTACTATAAGCACAGGCCTTTAAGAAGTCAGGGCAGTAGTAGaccataaaaggagaaataatggtCATATCAGGGAAAGAAATCTTTGCCAAGGTGTTTGGAAGAACCTCAGATATCGAAGCTTGCCTCTACAAACTATGGACAATTTGGCCTTGACCACAAAccaattcagttattttttttgtgGAGGTGATCCAAGTTACCATGTTCATTCTGAGCAGGGCAAAAGGAAAAGGTTCCTTTAGTATTGACACTTAATTCCAAAGTACTTTCCTAAATCAAtgtaatgtaaaataaataatgtagtgattttgcctattttattcacatttctccctgggcttcttttttttttttttttttttgaagattttatttatttattcaagagagacacagagaaggaggcagagggagaggcaggctccctgtggggagcctgatgcgggacttgatcccaggatcacggggtcatgacctggccaaaggcagatgctcaaccactgagccaccaggtgcccctatcccaGTGTTTTACTGTAAGTGtgaataagtatttgttgaatgaatgttagTGATTTGcataatataaaatgatatagtttctcctttctttggaaATCTAACAAGTTCATATCGAACATTTCACATCTGCAAAAAGACCTAGATAAGTTcaaatttaatgaatttaagGATGAGTTCTAACCATAGCTAATGGAAAATTGGTAGAATTTGATTAGTTATAAGTGTCTTTGTTGAGAATCAAGTTGCTAGTTTGTTAGAATATTGACTTCTTGAATTATTGATTCTATAGCACAATGTATGTGATACATACCTCCACTCCCATATTATCTTCTTATAGTGTATTGTTTGGCCTTTCaactaaaatctaaaatctgCGGTATACTTTTTTTATATGATGGGATGTTGGTATTAAGATTTATCTTagagtatttttttctccatataaatATCCAGTTTACTCATCAACACATGTTAAAAAGGAAgaacatttttctctattgtaCTGCGTGGAAACTTTGCCATACTCAGACAATTGTCCATTCTAGATCTCAGGATTATTACATTGGTCATTTTTAACATCTTTGCATCAATACCAATTTTCATACTTAATAGACTTTTTTTATGAAACCTAGTGAAGTCTAGTATAAGTAGAGATGTATGGCTTTAGACATTGGAGGACCTGGAAGCATATTACAGTATAGGTGAAAGACTACATAAAGACAAGTATCCTCTGCTGAAGACACAGAACACTTGGCGTAAATTAAAAGCCTCATGAGGATGTGACATGTATTAGTATGTTTGTTCTTAGTTGACACAATCCATCTGGGGCTTTTATTGGCATCTTCTGTACAACCTCTGTTTGAGAAGTTTAGGGAAGTTGTAATTTACACTTAGgactatgagaaaaaaatatttatgggaaGTCCAAGAATATTCTGGATAACATGATTCTCTTCAATTGGCTTATATCATTGTTATAAAGTCAGTTGCATTTCACAGGGATATTTTGAGATGTGATAATGTTCTACAACACTTTGAGCATTGACCAGCATTACACATTGGCCTTGCAATGTGGCTGGCTTAGAGAAAGAGGTCAGATGAATAAATTCAGGGTAGGAACATCCCAGGATGTCTAGACGGGTAAAGCATCCATCTTATGTTCCAGCTCTTCTTGTGACCATGCAAAGAAGAGAGATAATGTGATATGTGATGGGAGCAATTGGAAATCTGGTTGCAGCAGGAATGGCAGCTTTATTATTTGTGAGTCAGGAATAGTGCCTTACTGGCACAGAATAGTACTGTGCACTATGGTATAAAATAATGTTAGATATTCAAGTGAATGATAGACTCAGTTGATTAACTGGAAAAGATGGTTCAGGCACAGTTGCCCTCACCATGACTGAGTTTCTACTCACATCCAAGTACCCAAATCCAGAGAAAGGATTATGAAAGTTGGAACAAAAGTAAATTTGGCTTGGAGAGAGAATTACCTCCTCCATTTATGGACTATAAAATGGTACTAGACATATCTGAGATAATGTGAATGATGATGCCAGTGGTATGGATGATGGTGACTGGTTAAACCAAGCCAGTGCACTTGGCTGGAATTGGGAAGGTGTGCCTGTAACCCCATATACCAAAGGACTACAGGGCTTGGCATTTATAATACTGGATATGTGTGAGGGTTCCTGCCATGAGATAGGACGAATGCTAAGCTACATGCCAGACTGCAATGTTAGAGCCATAGGAAATAAAACTGAGCACTCAGTGCTGCAGTGACTCATAAATGCCTCAACAGTAGAGCTGTGGATTGGCTCTTACTCCACTACAGTTCTAACTCATGGAGAATCAAAAGGAACTTTGCATCATCTCTCCTTGAGGGATTGAGTTTTTGTAGAATAGCCAGACTTCGAAGGCAAATGCAAAAGTGCTGTTGCCAATGTGACCTGGTGATGTTCTAGGGGCAACAGTGGTGATATCAGTGTCACCACTATGCTCCTGAACAAAAGCTTTTTTAGTGACTGTTACACTGAGATATCTATTCTAGAGCCTAACCAATATTCTCTGCTATCACATAGTGATAAATATGGGGAATGCAGACATACAAAACTCCTCAAAGTGAGAGAACCTGACTAGGTGTGTTTAAAGTTCAAGCTAGGAAATTATGAATGACAGCTTATTTTATTGGTCTTGACTGTGTATTAAAACAAAATGTCAATAACTATTAGATGTGACAAAAGTAGCAGTTGAAGAGAAATCCCagcttaaaatgcaaatattccaAAAGATGAAAGTTTGAAAATCAGTATCAAAAagtaaaagagggcagccctggtggctcagtggtttagtgttgcctttggtccggggagtgatcctggagagctgggattgagtcccatgtcgggctccctacatggagcctgcttctccctctgcctctctctctgcctctgtgtgtgtgtgtgtgtgtgtgtgtgttggtgtgtgtgtctctcatgtttaaataaataaaatcttttttaaaaaagtaaaagaattgcaaattaaaaagataaaaaggaagtgCATTGATAAAgatgaaattagaattaaaatgaatagaaataatagCAGAATAGAATAGATTTTTCACAAACTATCTGTAGTTTGTGAAATAAAAGTCTTTTCATAAATGCCTTTATGTTTGGGCATATTGAAGTAAAGCCCCCAATAATGAACACCCAGAGTTCAACCTGTCTCCATCCCTGGAAAGTAAAAGTATTCTGCCCATGAGCATAACCACTTAATAGTTTACTGCCGGGATtgacaattcagaaaaaaaatctgtgccaCACGTCTACGAATCACCTTGTTTTTTACACCATAGACGATAGGGTTGAGTGCAGGTGGCACAAGCAGGTAGATGGTAGACAGAAGAATATGGGTAGGGGGAGCAACATGTCCAAAACGGTggctgaagaaggaaaagaaggcaagaatataaaattcaaggaaaacaaaaatgtgagcTGTACATGTATTAAATGCTTTGAGCCGAGCCTCTTTTTGATGTAGACGGAAAACAGCCTGGAAAATAAGAatgtaagaaataataataaaaatcatgtcAAACCCCAGTATTGTAAAACCTACAAGGAGACCACATGTTTTATTGACTCGGATGTCTTCTGCAGCTAGCTTGACCACAGCCATGTGCTCACAGTAAGAGTGAGCAATCACAATGGAATGGAAAAAGTGTAGTCTTTTGATTAAAACAGGTAGAATGCCAACGAGCACCATTGCCCGAATTGCCACAACCAGCACCAAAGTAACCAAGGTGAAAGGAGTGAGGATGGATGTGTGCCTCAGTGGATCACAGATGGCAACATAGCGGTCAAAGGCCATGGCCAACAGGATGCCAGATTCCATGCCCTGCaaggaatggatgaagaaaagcTGGGCTAAGCAAGCATCAAAAGCCATGGAGCGGGAACCAAACCAGAAGATGGCCAACATCTTGGGAGCAATAGCTACACAGAGTCCTATATCAGTGGCTGCCAGCACTGCCAGGAAGATGTACATGGGTTGATGCAAGCTGCGTTCTGCAGGAATGATGATCAGTAAAATGATGTTTCCCAGAAAAGCCACCACACATACTACAAAGAAGGAAAATCCAATCCAAAATTGCACATGCTCTAGTCCAGGGATCCCAATTAGCATCACTGTTGTGGGGTCCAGATATGACATGTTAATGGATGCCATGGaagtttgtgctctctcttttcaTCACTAATTCTCAATCCTGCAGAAAGAGAATGGGAGTGAGAAGTGAAGAGGACACAAACCCCACTATCATTCAGACATATCGATCCTTGAAGAAATAAGTTAAGGCTTTGGGTTACAGTTTGGCTGGATTATTCAGAGGTTCTGTGCTAACACAGCAGTAGCAAACAATCCTACAAAACTTCTgctagagggcagcccaggtggctcagtggtttagcacctccttcggcctagggcgtgatcctggagactgggattgagtcccacgtcgagctccctgcatggagcctgcttctccctctgcctgtgtctctgcctctctctctctcaatctctctgtctctcatgaagaaatgaataaataaatttttttaaaaaaactgctttCTTTGTGGAAATGGAAACCATGAGTCTGAGAATACTgatcttttgcattttctatgaCCTCTAGGCTGGGCTGTTTGAGACACCTACAGTAggctttccttctttatttactTGTGGATGTCAGCCCAGTTTTGCTGCAAATTAAGATTCCATCCGGGCATCTTGTGGACCTAGAAGAACCCCCCCCATTTCTGTTGCCCCATGTGGATGAGTACATAGTTTATGCAAGTCTTCATCCTCAATCAGTATTACTCCTGGTCCAAGGAAGCAGGTTATATATCCCTGAATCTGTGGCATTGGTTCTCATGTGGGGATTGGTAGGAGATAGTTTAGCCATCTTGCATTCACTCAGTGTTCATTATAAAGACATTGAATAAGTCACTGTTTGACAGGACATTAAGTGTGGCCCTTCAAGGAAATTTAAAGAAGGTGGTCTGTTTCAAAGGCAGCCAGGGATGGGCAGTTCTCTGAATAAATTAAGTTCACTTAAATTTAAAGTGGATTTGTTGAAAGGAATAGGGAGAGTGGAATATGGAGGATGTTTTTTACAGAGTCTTAGAAAATTAGTGAAAGAATACAGAGGGACATTTTAGGAAGAGTAACAACTAAAAATAAGATAGGATAGATATAGTCAGAAGCAGAACTTAGCCAATTTAGAGATGCCATACTGCTGGATGAGCATGATGTTCACTCTCCACAGGTTAAATATCCGTGGATTACTTGGTAAAGTTGAATATCTTCTGGTTTCCACAATAAGGATACTACTTTATTCTCAGTAATTTTACACTGTACTATGATAGTGTATTCTATACACTATACTATTGTTAATTAGCTGTGGTTTGAATCCTGAAGCGCCTTTGAGTATAATGAGCTAATCTTATGTCTCCCTaggtttatacttttttattaattgaccTGATTTCTCTTTAATGGAATCCAAAATCACAACTAAGaagttcattttttgtttcccagTAGTATCTACTGCATTAATTATTCTCTAATATTTAAACCAGTTCTTGTTTTACTCCAGTCTTTCCATGTCAACACGCTTACTGAAATAACTCtcacaaaatattttcctctgattTGGTAACATCCATTCACCCTAGAAATGGAGACTTTTATGTATAGCAATAGAACTCTTCTGTTTTTTATTGGGGCAGTCGCTTAAAAATAGTCATATAAATAGCTGCCTCATGGTCACTTAAAGTACATGTGTGGAAGCATCAAAGGAATTTTTGATACAATAATTATTAcactaatgaaaaataattaatggaTAGACACCGAGttctctttgtttgttttccaacaGTAAAACTAATGATCAGACTATAGTCAAAATAGTCATAAGACATTGACTAAAgcaataaatattgtgaaaaataatttcctttgatGTTTGTTATATTTAGATATATGTGGTGGAAGAACTAATGGAATATGTGGAAGATGTTGCCAATAGTTATGAATGTGAGTTGCCAGATGATAGAAgctaagagagaaagaaatctcaaaatCTAAATAAATCGGTATCTCCTAAATAATTATTCAATATCTGGCTGATattgtaaatgaaaaaataaatattatacttaGCTGTATTTAACTTGATGATAATGCCTTTATCAGAGTATTTATCTAGAAATCAGCAAGCGGTTAAATTTAAAGCTTTGAAACTCTGAAAGATGAGCCTCtcaccacacacatacatttacCTTTTATGGAATCCTCCTAGTTACCTTACATATCACCCACAGTTTACCCATCTGTAAATTAACAACAATTACTTTACTTACCCCattattaaatgagatcatatagagAGCACATCAGTGGTTGGCATAGTTCACATAATTTCCGTAGCAGTTtatgaaaatatgttattttgtcAAGACAAAAATAGGCTGCATAATATTGaggagacaagaaaaaaacacacagaagtgAAAACGTGTTgatgatagaaatgaaaaaaattaccaCAAGATGAAAATTCCAGAGCTAAAGAGCTTCCTTCCATCTTCCGGTATATAACTTGACCACAGCCAAAATAAGATGATGTCTCAACTACTTTGCAGATTTCCATGCAGTTAAATAATGTCACATGATTTTTACAAAGTCTTTGTAACGATTACTCCTTTACAGACTTTGTGAGTTAGTaggaataaaatgagataagCCCAGTGCATCTGAATTACGTTAAGTACAACTATTATGAGAAACAATAAGTGCATGGATTTGATGAGTCTTATCTTTCAAATAACATAAATGCTATCATAAAAGGGATTGACTCAATCTTAGTTACtgagtagaaaagaaagaagatttatttatttatgatagacatagagagagagagagagagagagagagagagagaggcagagacacaggaggagggagaggcaggctccatgctaggagcccgacgtgggacttgatcccaggactccaggatcccaccctgggccaaaggcaggcgctaaaccactgagccacccagggatccccaagaaagaAAGGTTTTAATAAATGATCTCCAGCAGAGGCAAGAGGTCAGAAAGGAGGATTAAGTATCCTTTCCTCCATCATAAAAAGGACTAAGATGATGTATAAATGGATCAGACAGTAAAGCTTTTCATAGCCTACAATTTTCCTGTATTTCTTATCCTTTCTGTGTCATTCAAACACCCCACATCTCCACAGACATAGGTCGTTGGTtgtctcatcatttttttttattttcagtgaacTGAAAACGTTACAGTTAATAGGTATCCAGGTGACTGGATTTCAGAATCATGAAAACCACTTTGATGTATCATAAATTATTAGAGGGACAGAAATAGAAGATGGGACTGAATTATCTGCAAAATTCTTTCAATATAAATTCTATTAGATTTACAATAATCTAAGCTCCCTTCCCCATTCTCCTTTTGTTGATGAAAAAttctaaatacagagaaaaatataacATGGCAATGGATAGAAAAATTAATGACCAGGAGTGAGAAAAGTTAGTCTATtcattctctcttaaaatatAACCCATTATAGCCCTTTATTCACCCCCAGTTCCCAAACTGTAAAGGAAAACCTTACCTGGATAGAGCTGAGGGCTGATTTGCCATGTGAGTAAGTGAGTTGCATCTTTGTTCTCACCAACATTTCCACCAGAGGCAGATATTAAAGGAAAGGTTACTAGGCCTTCCTGGGTGCTTGGGCTGATCCCAGAGCATCATTACCTTCCCAATCCCCAGAGTGTCATTATCTTTCTGATCCCCCAGCTTCCTTCCAGGAGTGAGTTGGACTGGCCCTGCAACATAAGGCCAGAGAGTTTTCTGAATTCTAGAAGGAAGAAGTCTGCCTGGATGGAGAATTGGGAACTCTGATcttgggttaggtttagagaaATTAGAGCATGAACTCATGAGTGAAATCACTAGAATGTGAGAAATGGAGATTTCTTAAGATGCAGAAATAAAGCAGAAGTATGTTTTCATCCTCTGTTACCTGACAGGACCTATAGATGAAGTAATATAGTAGTTACTATTGTGTTGATCAATATTATAGTAATCTTGCTCCACCAGCTCCCTCTTTTCCCACTACTACTACATATTATTCCTGTTTCCCCTTcatctcctccttttcttctttatcctccTATGAAGAATGTCATTCTTGTTGCCTAGTATTTCATAGTAATTTTCAGCTTCAAATGaactttaagtatttttttccttatggacCACATTCTTCAAGCTCCCCATGGTCATTGAAATATTCAGTAATTCATCATCTCTCCTCTATTTTTTGAAAGGTGATGGAATCTTTCAGCAAAACCTCCCAGATGACAAGTTTTATAGCTTATTATCAGTAATGGGTTATCCTTCTCAGAATATGGAGGATATTTCATATGTCAGCTGCTTTCTGACCCAGCGTTTTAGTTCAGTCACCTGACGTAGAAAAATTATTAGGTAACTGATGGCAAAATGGGGGCAAATTGCCTTTCTCTAGCAAGCCTGTAGGTTACTGGCTTTTAGATTATGGTAACCAAGAGAGCTAGGGATTTCCACCTAGATATCTTTCTTCTGAGTGAGGCTCAACTGTTTGACACTCTGTATCTTCATGTGATATCATCACCAGCTTGTTTATTCACTTACATACTTTTTTAGCATTAAGTTGTTAGTATTTGTCCAATATCAGAATCATTAGTTCAACTTCAGTACACATACGGAGTCAGTTTGGTCtgtgaagaggaaaagaaaatgttttcatgcACCATCATTATtatctttcattgatttttcccgTTTTTTCTTCTTCCCGGTTTCCTCAGGAATTTATTCTAAGGGCTGACATCTCTCCCTTTTGCTACCTCCTTatctcactttcttttctctacacCACTCTGATTATTTCCCACTTCATTCTTTGACATAGGTCTTgtctttcaattctttctttttttccttctttctctctctttttatgtctGTCTAACTCAGTTTTCTCAAAGGTTCTCAATCAGTTGTCTGTTCTTTTAGGAGTACCCCCCCTTTCTtcaatatgcatatataaatgtgAAATTCTCATCAAGAGAATGCAAACTTTAGCAGAGAAATACTTTAGACTttccttattatattttataacttgGTTCTTGAAATAACAGTTTATATCCATGTTTTTTCCTGTTCAGGTCCTATATTAATATGTCTTaatcttccttctttctacttgatttttttgttgttgttgttgcaaagAAATACACATCTCCACAAAAATCAGTTTTACTACTTGGTATTtactaaaaagaaacagataagtCCGCAATAAGACTTGTATAATAATTTACAGCCCTGACAACCCAAATGTACATCAAAGGATGAGTCTTAATTATTCTTTTCACTGAGATTTAACATGTGTATGCTACTGGGTAACCATTACCCAACATAAGATACAGAAAATTTTCAGTACCTCAGAGTTCCCTCATGCCAACTTCCAGTCATTTTCCTAAGTCTCTCTTCCCTCCAAGCaactatttcttgtttttttattaccACAGATTACTTTTACCTGTTCTTACATTGCATTTGAGGGTTATtccataatttgaaaataatggaGTTTCAAGCAGAGAGATGGATTTGGCAAAGGAAGAGTCTTGAGACAATGGTTGTGGGTATCTGTACACATTAAATATTATTATGGTTCAGAACATGATGTGGAATATTGTGGGAGATAAAGAAgcaagtatgtgtgtatatgcacacctatacatatgtaaaaatttaagtatagattacattcaaatgtaaatatgtgcatacacatatgtatacacaaacCTGCTTGTCTAAATGTATCTCGCACAATAATCCACATCATATTTTaaacactaaaatatttaaatatgtgtatgGATTTGAGAGGAAATGTTTTAGGAAGGAATTGAGAGTTAAGAGTTAAAAGTGTTTGGTATCATTTAAGCAAGAAATAATGGAACATTTCCTTGAATCTACTGTATCAATAGGATGCAATAGAATCCTCCTTTTATTTCTTGATGTTTCTGTGGATATTTTGCCTTCTCACTGCTTACCTCCTCCATATTGTCTATGCAATGCTCTCTAGATTTCTGAGTCACCAGATGAATGTATACAT from Canis aureus isolate CA01 chromosome 23, VMU_Caureus_v.1.0, whole genome shotgun sequence includes the following:
- the LOC144295416 gene encoding olfactory receptor 52A1-like translates to MASINMSYLDPTTVMLIGIPGLEHVQFWIGFSFFVVCVVAFLGNIILLIIIPAERSLHQPMYIFLAVLAATDIGLCVAIAPKMLAIFWFGSRSMAFDACLAQLFFIHSLQGMESGILLAMAFDRYVAICDPLRHTSILTPFTLVTLVLVVAIRAMVLVGILPVLIKRLHFFHSIVIAHSYCEHMAVVKLAAEDIRVNKTCGLLVGFTILGFDMIFIIISYILIFQAVFRLHQKEARLKAFNTCTAHIFVFLEFYILAFFSFFSHRFGHVAPPTHILLSTIYLLVPPALNPIVYGVKNKVIRRRVAQIFFLNCQSRQ